From Solanum stenotomum isolate F172 chromosome 2, ASM1918654v1, whole genome shotgun sequence:
ttatttgcaaTATGTTACAGTAGCTAACTCAGAGAAAATTATCATAACTAGACATTGACCCACAATTGGAATTAACACAATTACACTAATAAAAAACTATCCACTTAAACTTAATTACGATTTGGACATCGACGCCTATCATGTCCGGTTTGTCTACATAATCCACAAGCTCGCTCATATACTGCAGCACCACGATCCATCTCATTAGGTATTCTAGTTGTCCTTGACCGATTGAGACGACGATAGAATTCATTACTTTCCATTCTAAAATTAGGAGATGGCCAATACGCCTCATGGCCAATTGGTGAGAAGGACCCAGAATATGTTGCAACATAATTCTCTACAGTGAAATGTTCACTAACAAAGTTTCTAGCTAGCCCTCCCATTCTATCAGTGACCTTCATGACATGTGAACATGGAAAATGCAAATTAACCCATTTTCCACAATCACATTTTTTTTNNactgaccaaaaaggaaatggtgccacataaaatgggacggagggagtaatcaAAATTAAAGGCTAATCAAATGAAGTTACGTGATCAAATGACGTGACAACCCGATCAAGACAATGGCAGATCAAATAAAGTTCGGCCCAACATTATCTCTGATGGGCTTTGTCCTTAATTGGAACGGACTAAGGCCCACTACTAGTAACTCGAATATCTCATGGctcaattcataaattaaagttcaaaaaatcacataaataacGTATGGATTCAACAATTTGACATGAAGATGAATGAAATTCAAGCccaattcttttgtttttattttttattttcctgtTTGATACTGCAATTGAAGCTCGACTATATCTGGATCGCTCGTTGCAGGAGGACCCATTTTGGAGGCAGTGCTCCCAACAAAATCTTTTCCATACACAAAATTCAAACTCGAGATCTGAATAAAAGTGGAGGAACCCAACATCACAACAACCATGTGATTAAGCTCAAGTGGTTGTTTGTTCACAAGTCAATCTCTAAGGGTTAATCCATAGATCTTGAGTCAAAGTTCAGCTAATCCTTTGAAATTGAGTGTAACATTTTTAGTATGGTAAATACTTATTCGCATCGGGTATGTATATATACCTAACGTAATAATGAAGGGACAAAAGTAGAGTTGTGGCTATGTATAATAGAGCAGAGAGATTTGATTTAATAATcaattcaaatattaatttatttatgtcactattttttataagaaaatcataaaaaataatgtagaaAAATCTGTAAATGAAATCAAGAAATCTTTTATATGATCATTTTCTTAAACCGACACCAATCTTGGTGCTTaccatataaaataaataaaaatagaagttataaaaaaaagtgcATTTAATCAATGACTAAGAGTTTACCCTAAGgatacatctatatatatatatatatatctagacTATATGATATAGTAATATCAGCTTGCTTGTAAAGCTAGCAATGAATCACAATATAGTGTTTTTATTAGTGTTAAAATATGTCATGTCATAGCAATATATTGGTgacaaacaagaaaaagagaaagaaaacaaaagaacaataaagaCGAACAAAATGAAAGGCTCTATAAAGCACATGAAGCAATGTTGACTCGTATATAATGGGTGTTAAAATGAGCGGCTCGGATTGAATTTGAGCAGattaaaatgagttgagttaataaataAGCGAGTCTACTTGAGCTGAAATGAGTTGGACCAAAAAGCAGGTCATAACCCAATCCATTCATGAGTTCTATtaagttttaatttctttatttttctttttaatatgttTAAGTACCTAATAAACTATTTCGTCTTTATTCTAACTATATATagcatatcaaatttttttttaaaaatcttttcacAAAATATTTTGCCAATGTTTCCATGAGTCAATTTGGCCTATATATATCAGCCCAATTTTTAGATGAACTGAAATGGATTGAGCTAAAATGAGCTAAGCTAATAAATAAACGAGTCAATAACAACAAGTAGGACAAATCATGTTTTCATAAGCTAATTTACAACTCCTCGtataaaacatgaaaattaaTGTTCTTCGATATAATCTAGGCCAAAACCTTTAGAGGAAATGATTTGATTAGTCATGAATCAATTGAAAAACCTACATTAGAGAGTTTTTACAACACTAATccaaaactaaaactaagaacaaactaaaaagtatccaaaaacaaaaacaaaaatccaaaagaaagaaaacaaaaagctAACTTGTTGAAACTAAAAAACACAACATGACTAAAAATTAGTAGTAGCTCATATGTTACTTTCAAGTGTAACATTTGTTAGTAGAATAACTTGTAGACATTTCACTACTAGGACAAGGTGAAGAAGAATCCCAAAGCAAATTTGTCTTCCATGCATCAGCAGCCATATTCAATGGAAAATTATTCATCAATGGAATTACTCCAATATTATTAGACCTAACAACATTTCCCCATTGTAATTCCTCCATATGTTCCATGTTGTTAATTATAACATTATTAGCTTCCTTCAATGTTGTTGTAGTTGTATCATCATgaacaccaccaccaccaccttcTATATTCTCCGGTAACGCGATTGAATAATCTCCAAATATAGAAGATGACATGTTTAGAAGCAAAGAAGAAGCATCAATATTGTTCATATTGTCAACACATGATGAAGAAAATGTGTAACTTGTGATAGGGTCATTATTGTGGTTTGACATTGAGTTGAGGGTTTTGTAAAGAGGAAGATCTAATGTGGTGAAGCTACAAGACATATTATTGTTGGGTGAGTTTTGTAATAAATCATTAAATTGGATAGGTGAAGTACTACTTGTTTTGTGTATAAATGAtgacatttcatttgaattaTTAGTAAAGTGGCTACTTGTTAGAAAATCATGAGATGTAGTGTTATTTTGAGGTAGTACTTGTGGTGGTGATACCCAAGAATGAGAAAGAGCTCTATGTGCATTGGAGTTTGCTTTCTTGAAAATCCTGCATATTGCCCATGAGTcctaaaatattcaacaaacaaaaattacaTTAGTAAAAACTTCAACTTCTAtacactaataataataaaataatatataaaaattatattattaagtcaactaaaaaataattatgggAAGATCCACAAAATAAGCAAGATtattaacttgaaaaataagGCTGATTATCTACTATAACATGTTAATTACATAatgtaaataaattaattttattgtcagggtatataagttaaatccaTTAATTAGAAAAGAGTATGTTATAGAGTTTAAGTAGGAGTaatatatatcatcaatgtaaaCAATTTTTACACTATTAGATTATTTTTACCTGTTACAACAGATAACATATCTTATTTTCAAGATCTCATATCTCATACTTTAATAAGACTTGCATAtaaatattaatctttttaatGACTTGATAGTGTATAAAAATTACACTACCAATATATAAAACTTAATCTCTTTATAACAAAAGAAATCATTAACTTATTTTTGAACCGAGTGTTtatcgaaaacaacctctctatcccAACAGGTGGGAGCCTGAGAGGTATATTTACATACATATCACTTTCTCCAGATCTCACTCATGAGACTATATATTAAATATGTTGTTATTATCGGTACCTATTACAACATGTTAAAATACACTGATAGCGTAAAAAAATGATTAGTTTAGAGAAGCTTACATTAGGTGGAATATGTTTGTCCAAGAATCTCTTTGGTGCAGTGGAGTCAGTAATAGAAGGCAATCTAAACTCATGCATCATCCAATCAGTTTTAATCCCTTTTGCAGCTCTTCCTTTGTAGAAAACAAGTGATTTTTTCAAGCCAATACATTTTGATCCTTCAGATGAATAAATTGGCCTATCAGTACCTGTTGCTTTCCAAAAACCAGCTCCAGTTACTCTATTTGGTCTTGCACTATTTCTGTATTTTCTATCCCTTGGACAATAAAAATACCATTCTTTTTCTCCCACTGCTGCCAACTCTgctaaggaaaaaaataaaacaaaagagtAGTTAGCTATGTTTCATCTTTTAAGGACAtgatgaaaaaagagaaaatattcaaaaaaaaattagttacgATTTTTTCTATTATCAGGTTATCTTTTAGGAGTTTGCTATAGTGCACCAAAAAGTTTATATTGCCAGTATATTTAAGTTAAActtatttagaaaataattacaaataactGATTCCATGAGAAATGAAACTAGCTAGTCACTCCTTGAAAAGTCAAACATGTTATCTGTTATAACATGTTAAATTACACTAATTAGTGTGTATGATTGAAATCCAAAAACAAGTAGCAAGGATAAAACATGAAAGTATAAAAACCCAATGAAATCTTGATGCAAAAGCTATAACATATATATGAACAAGCTtggtattattattttgtttgaaagtTATGATGGGATGGTTAGGTCCCTCCACCCTTAAGTAGAGTTTGAGTCCTAATTATGAAAAGAATTTATGCAATGGACCTTGCAATACGCGACCCAAATATAGTCAGACTCTAATATGAATACTGAACACCAGgtggaaaacaaaaagaaagaagcatgAAAATGGATATATGATATGCTTTCTTACTTGGTAGATCCCATGGATCATATTTATAGATATCAAGTTGCTTGATAAGTTCAATGGATATTGGTTTTTGTTGAACTTTCCTCCTTAGATAAAACCCTACTAACTCTTCATCAGTTGGATGAAACCTAAACCCTGGAAGCATCACTTCAtccatatttttctctttatcatttctttcttccATTAAAACCCTAAAAGATCACAAAAATATAGAACAAACCCTAGTACCTACCTACCTTACACAACCTTTTTTcctaaacaaaaacaaaacttgTTTAAGTAAAACTAACTATTGATGAAACCctaatattattgttgttgttgaagaagaagagtttATAAGTTGAAGAGAGAAAATGTGTTAAGTTTGAGAATTAAGAAAGTGATTATATGGTTCCTAAAGAGGGGTCTTCCTCCTAAAGATCAGCCGACTTTTCTGCTGACTTTAATAGCTCTATCTCTACTTGTTTGCCTCTTCTTTGGCAAGTACCAATTTTGGCTTTACTCTCGTATTAT
This genomic window contains:
- the LOC125854926 gene encoding putative NAC domain-containing protein 94 isoform X2, which translates into the protein MEERNDKEKNMDEVMLPGFRFHPTDEELVGFYLRRKVQQKPISIELIKQLDIYKYDPWDLPKLAAVGEKEWYFYCPRDRKYRNSARPNRVTGAGFWKATGTDRPIYSSEGSKCIGLKKSLVFYKGRAAKGIKTDWMMHEFRLPSITDSTAPKRFLDKHIPPNDSWAICRIFKKANSNAHRALSHSWVSPPQVLPQNNTTSHDFLTSSHFTNNSNEMSSFIHKTSSTSPIQFNDLLQNSPNNNMSCSFTTLDLPLYKTLNSMSNHNNDPITSYTFSSSCVDNMNNIDASSLLLNMSSSIFGDYSIALPENIEGGGGGVHDDTTTTTLKEANNVIINNMEHMEELQWGNVVRSNNIGVIPLMNNFPLNMAADAWKTNLLWDSSSPCPSSEMSTSYSTNKCYT
- the LOC125854926 gene encoding putative NAC domain-containing protein 94 isoform X1, which produces MEERNDKEKNMDEVMLPGFRFHPTDEELVGFYLRRKVQQKPISIELIKQLDIYKYDPWDLPTELAAVGEKEWYFYCPRDRKYRNSARPNRVTGAGFWKATGTDRPIYSSEGSKCIGLKKSLVFYKGRAAKGIKTDWMMHEFRLPSITDSTAPKRFLDKHIPPNDSWAICRIFKKANSNAHRALSHSWVSPPQVLPQNNTTSHDFLTSSHFTNNSNEMSSFIHKTSSTSPIQFNDLLQNSPNNNMSCSFTTLDLPLYKTLNSMSNHNNDPITSYTFSSSCVDNMNNIDASSLLLNMSSSIFGDYSIALPENIEGGGGGVHDDTTTTTLKEANNVIINNMEHMEELQWGNVVRSNNIGVIPLMNNFPLNMAADAWKTNLLWDSSSPCPSSEMSTSYSTNKCYT